Proteins co-encoded in one Aptenodytes patagonicus chromosome 14, bAptPat1.pri.cur, whole genome shotgun sequence genomic window:
- the APCDD1L gene encoding protein APCDD1-like, with product MVRSWWLAGLLVACAAAEPPLRWEPRCRQQLHHLQDGARIAARLPPRLEGRWVSTGCEVRPGPEFLTRSYLFYANRLFKAYQFYYWDPSCRDPSYSLVIKGKLRLRQASWITRGATEADYHLHKVGIVFHSQKAMREVAAWINQTSGEGCSGFLPPGRTWAPGALYELLSAKTERDCTAALGFAMHELSLVRVEKHYQPLLQPQQSGSRLVEELYLGDIHTEWVERLHYRPTGYQRPMQSAVHHVHPCPACGIIYRADEHHPPILPVRAQLPMQLSGSWVSTHCEVRPAVLFLTRYFIFHGSNHTWEGYYYHYSDPLCKQPTFTIYASGHYSQGIPSSKVRGGTELAFKVTQARVTPMDQVTVMMLNSSEPGSCGLTGSWSAGVEQDITSTNGCLALGIKLPHTEYELFKTEQDAKDRSLLYIGERPTDGSSPDSPDKRPTSYQAPLIQCAGASEEFSNYVSLKYLGKKDANGNEALKPLPVAFLLFIALLFLRWD from the exons ATGGTCCGGTCCTGGTGGCTCGCCGGGCTGCTCGTAG cctgcgcggccgcggagccgccgctgcGCTGGGAGCCGCGGTGCCGGCAGCAGCTCCACCACCTGCAGGACGGCGCCAGGATCGCGGCGCGGCTGCCGCCCCGCCTGGAGGGGCGCTGGGTCTCCACCGG GTGCGAGGTGCGGCCGGGACCCGAGTTCCTCACCCGATCCTACCTCTTCTACGCCAACCGCCTCTTCAAGGCTTACCAGTTCTACTACTGGGACCCCTCCTGCCGCGACCCCTCCTACTCGCTGGTCATCAAGGGCAAGCTCCGCCTGCGCCAGGCCTCCTGGATCACCCGCGGGGCCACTGAGGCCGACTACCACCTCCACAAAGTCGGTATCGTTTTCCACAGCCAGAAAGCCATGCGGGAGGTGGCCGCCTGGATCAACCAGACCTCCGGCGAGGGCTGCAGCGGGTTCCTGCCTCCGGGGCGCACCTGGGCTCCCGGAGCCCTCTACGAACTGCTGAGCGCCAAGACCGAGCGCGACTGCACTGCCGCCTTGGGCTTCGCCATGCACGAGCTGAGCCTGGTGCGGGTGGAGAAGCATTACCAGCCCTTGCTGCAGCCGCAGCAGAGCGGGAGCCGGCTGGTGGAGGAGCTGTACCTGGGGGACATTCACACGGAGTGGGTCGAGAGGCTCCACTACCGACCGACCGGTTATCAGCGACCTATGCAGAGCGCTGTG cACCACGTGCATCCTTGCCCGGCCTGTGGGATTATATACAGAGCTGATGAACACCACCCACCCATACTACCCGTCAGAGCTCAGCTGCCAATGCAGCTCAGCGGCAGCTGGGTGAGCACCCACTGCGAGGTCCGACCTGCAGTGCTTTTCCTTACCAGGTACTTCATATTCCACGGTAGCAACCACACCTGGGAAGGTTACTACTATCACTACTCCGACCCACTCTGCAAACAGCCGACTTTCACCATCTACGCATCTGGGCATTACAGCCAAGGCATCCCCTCCTCCAAAGTGAGAGGTGGGACAGAGCTGGCTTTTAAAGTCACGCAGGCTCGGGTGACGCCAATGGACCAGGTGACGGTGATGATGCTGAACTCCTCAGAACCTGGAAGCTGTGGGCTGACAGGCTCCTGGAGTGCTGGGGTGGAGCAGGATATAACATCCACAAATGGATGTTTGGCTTTGGGCATCAAGCTGCCCCACACGGAGTACGAACTTTTCAAAACGGAGCAAGACGCGAAAGACCGCAGCCTGCTGTACATTGGCGAAAGGCCCACGGACGGATCCAGTCCCGACAGCCCAGACAAGCGACCCACGTCGTATCAGGCACCTCTGATTCAGTGTGCTGGAGCGTCGGAGGAATTCTCTAACTATGTTAGTCtaaaatacttgggaaaaaaggATGCTAATGGGAATGAAGCGCTAAAACCTTTGCCTGTGGCCTTTTTATTGTTTATAGCACTTCTGTTTTTAAGATGGGACTAG